From the Musa acuminata AAA Group cultivar baxijiao chromosome BXJ3-7, Cavendish_Baxijiao_AAA, whole genome shotgun sequence genome, one window contains:
- the LOC135642291 gene encoding uncharacterized protein At1g66480-like, with amino-acid sequence MGNALGAKKKTAKVMKIDGTTFKVKPPARAINVLRDHRGHDLLESGEVSRLGLRARPLDPDAPLKPGKLYFLVELPTRRAPRRAWSGKLQVSAKERLESLKLTRRSMSDLSLAGRSFAADVEEAKDGAVRLRMRLPKVQVEKLMQESRDAAEAAQKIMRLCVEKDGAAAATARVLQPMIPAVQTDRQKERQTRFAVTPDEIIAYV; translated from the coding sequence ATGGGCAACGCATTGGGTGCAAAGAAGAAGACTGCAAAGGTCATGAAGATAGACGGCACCACGTTCAAGGTGAAGCCCCCTGCGCGGGCCATCAATGTGCTCCGGGACCATCGAGGCCATGACCTCCTCGAGTCGGGAGAGGTCAGTCGCCTCGGTCTCCGGGCGAGGCCACTCGACCCGGACGCGCCGCTCAAGCCGGGGAAGCTCTACTTTCTCGTGGAGCTGCCCACCCGGCGAGCCCCGAGAAGGGCCTGGTCAGGGAAGCTCCAGGTGAGTGCCAAAGAGCGGCTGGAGAGCCTCAAGCTCACCCGCCGTTCCATGTCGGATCTCTCGCTCGCAGGTAGGTCCTTCGCCGCTGATGTCGAGGAGGCCAAGGACGGGGCGGTCCGCCTCCGGATGAGGCTACCCAAGGTGCAAGTGGAGAAGCTCATGCAGGAGAGCCGGGACGCCGCCGAGGCCGCCCAGAAGATCATGCGGCTGTGTGTGGAGAAGGacggtgctgctgctgctacagCGAGGGTGCTGCAGCCGATGATACCCGCTGTTCAAACCGATCGGCAAAAGGAG
- the LOC135583376 gene encoding zinc finger protein CONSTANS-LIKE 6-like isoform X2: MDDSEKQQRPSPDAVGGKAARACYGCLRHRARWYCTAHHAFLCQICDSSVHSANPLVRRHQRVRLTTTSLVGEPGESSPSSLEGFERKARTSRPQHRTNMMAAGDLPEQLVDASVDEDDDGEQEEELSYCVPIRNPLFASFCSPPPALDNSNATSSGDDAAAKTSVELSDNTPASPSTINKMDGFLAMDLEISEFAARIKSLLGGDLVGGDDTFCTANLELAEPVAENTGFSIEDDARHVKMEQPDRDEDESQGELELNLECSFPFTRGEEESEEDEVAGTAVKVEQGAEKKAKLRLDYESIIMAWSSQGSSPWTDGERPQINVDNCWPDYMEAEWRQSGHVTEAR, encoded by the exons ATGGATGACTCCGAGAAGCAGCAGCGACCTTCACCGGATGCGGTGGGCGGCAAGGCGGCCCGCGCATGTTACGGTTGCCTCCGCCACCGGGCGCGGTGGTATTGCACCGCTCATCACGCTTTCCTTTGCCAGATCTGCGACTCCTCCGTGCATTCCGCCAACCCCCTCGTGCGCCGCCACCAGCGTGTCCGACTCACTACGACGAGTCTGGTTGGTGAGCCGGGCGAGTCGTCCCCGAGTTCGCTCGAGGGATTCGAGCGCAAGGCACGCACCTCTCGGCCTCAGCACCGCACCAATATGATGGCTGCCGGAGATTTGCCGGAGCAGCTCGTTGATGCGTCAGTGGATGAGGATGATGATGGAGAGCAGGAAGAAGAGCTTTCATACTGCGTCCCGATCCGCAATCCTCTCTTTGCCAGTTTCTGCTCCCCACCACCGGCTCTCGACAATTCGAACGCTACTTCTTCCGGTGACGACGCCGCCGCCAAGACTTCGGTGGAGTTGTCGGATAACACTCCGGCCTCCCCTTCTACAATCAACAAGATGGACGGGTTCCTTGCGATGGATTTGGAGATTTCCGAGTTCGCGGCGAGAATAAAAAGCCTCCTTGGTGGCGACCTCGTCGGCGGTGATGACACGTTTTGCACGGCAAATCTCGAGCTGGCGGAGCCAGTGGCTGAGAACACTGGCTTTAGCATAGAGGACGATGCCAGGCACGTGAAGATGGAGCAGCCTGATCGTGACGAGGATGAAAGCCAGGGTGAATTGGAGCTGAATTTGGAATGTAGTTTTCCGTTCACCAGAGGAGAAGAAGAATCCGAAGAAGACGAAGTGGCAGGTACGGCAGTGAAGGTGGAGCAAGGAGCGGAGAAGAAAGCCAAGCTAAGGCTTGACTATGAGTCAATTATCATGGCATGGTCGAGCCAAGGCTCTTCCCCATGGACTGACGGCGAGCGGCCTCAAATTAATGTAGACAATTGCTGGCCCGATTACATG GAAGCGGAATGGAGACAGAGCGGGCATGTCACGGAGGCGAGATAG
- the LOC135583376 gene encoding zinc finger protein CONSTANS-LIKE 6-like isoform X1, producing the protein MDDSEKQQRPSPDAVGGKAARACYGCLRHRARWYCTAHHAFLCQICDSSVHSANPLVRRHQRVRLTTTSLVGEPGESSPSSLEGFERKARTSRPQHRTNMMAAGDLPEQLVDASVDEDDDGEQEEELSYCVPIRNPLFASFCSPPPALDNSNATSSGDDAAAKTSVELSDNTPASPSTINKMDGFLAMDLEISEFAARIKSLLGGDLVGGDDTFCTANLELAEPVAENTGFSIEDDARHVKMEQPDRDEDESQGELELNLECSFPFTRGEEESEEDEVAGTAVKVEQGAEKKAKLRLDYESIIMAWSSQGSSPWTDGERPQINVDNCWPDYMDMWTGSGMETERACHGGEIGVYLGDGKREARVTRYREKRRTRLFSKKIRYEVRKLNAEKRPRMKGRFVKRTPALACGHG; encoded by the exons ATGGATGACTCCGAGAAGCAGCAGCGACCTTCACCGGATGCGGTGGGCGGCAAGGCGGCCCGCGCATGTTACGGTTGCCTCCGCCACCGGGCGCGGTGGTATTGCACCGCTCATCACGCTTTCCTTTGCCAGATCTGCGACTCCTCCGTGCATTCCGCCAACCCCCTCGTGCGCCGCCACCAGCGTGTCCGACTCACTACGACGAGTCTGGTTGGTGAGCCGGGCGAGTCGTCCCCGAGTTCGCTCGAGGGATTCGAGCGCAAGGCACGCACCTCTCGGCCTCAGCACCGCACCAATATGATGGCTGCCGGAGATTTGCCGGAGCAGCTCGTTGATGCGTCAGTGGATGAGGATGATGATGGAGAGCAGGAAGAAGAGCTTTCATACTGCGTCCCGATCCGCAATCCTCTCTTTGCCAGTTTCTGCTCCCCACCACCGGCTCTCGACAATTCGAACGCTACTTCTTCCGGTGACGACGCCGCCGCCAAGACTTCGGTGGAGTTGTCGGATAACACTCCGGCCTCCCCTTCTACAATCAACAAGATGGACGGGTTCCTTGCGATGGATTTGGAGATTTCCGAGTTCGCGGCGAGAATAAAAAGCCTCCTTGGTGGCGACCTCGTCGGCGGTGATGACACGTTTTGCACGGCAAATCTCGAGCTGGCGGAGCCAGTGGCTGAGAACACTGGCTTTAGCATAGAGGACGATGCCAGGCACGTGAAGATGGAGCAGCCTGATCGTGACGAGGATGAAAGCCAGGGTGAATTGGAGCTGAATTTGGAATGTAGTTTTCCGTTCACCAGAGGAGAAGAAGAATCCGAAGAAGACGAAGTGGCAGGTACGGCAGTGAAGGTGGAGCAAGGAGCGGAGAAGAAAGCCAAGCTAAGGCTTGACTATGAGTCAATTATCATGGCATGGTCGAGCCAAGGCTCTTCCCCATGGACTGACGGCGAGCGGCCTCAAATTAATGTAGACAATTGCTGGCCCGATTACATG GATATGTGGACAGGAAGCGGAATGGAGACAGAGCGGGCATGTCACGGAGGCGAGATAGGGGTTTACCTCGGGGATGGAAAGAGGGAGGCGAGGGTGACGAGGTACCGGGAGAAGCGGAGGACAAGGTTGTTCTCGAAGAAGATACGGTACGAGGTGAGGAAGCTGAACGCCGAGAAGCGGCCGAGGATGAAGGGCCGCTTTGTGAAGCGAACGCCTGCATTGGCCTGTGGCCACGGCTAA